In Rutidosis leptorrhynchoides isolate AG116_Rl617_1_P2 chromosome 2, CSIRO_AGI_Rlap_v1, whole genome shotgun sequence, one genomic interval encodes:
- the LOC139893110 gene encoding MADS-box protein SVP-like isoform X1, translating to MAREKIKIKKIDNITARQVTFSKRRRGLLKKAQELAVLCDADVALIIFSATGKLFEFASSSMQEMLEKYKNHSKYNLLDQAIKQHSLDFQLVERDEVRLCEEEINNKDQELRQLRGQDLQGLTIYELENLEALLQGGLNRVLRTKDEKLGSEISSLQEKVVMMISNGKQPEAMPLDLDNLINIHEEHGQSSESVTTNNVYSCNSGPPTEDDCSDTSLKLGKLKETNV from the exons ATGGCGAGAGAGaagataaagataaagaaaatCGATAATATAACAGCAAGACAAGTGACATTCTCAAAAAGAAGAAGAGGGCTTCTCAAGAAAGCGCAAGAACTCGCTGTTCTTTGCGATGCCGATGTAGCTCTCATCATCTTCTCCGCTACCGGAAAACTCTTCGAGTTTGCAAGTTCTAG CATGCAGGAAATGCTAGAAAAGTATAAGAACCATTCCAAATATAATCTGCTGGATCAGGCAATTAAACAACATTCTCTCGATTTTCAG CTGGTCGAAAGAGATGAAGTAAGATTATGCGAAGAAGAGATCAACAATAAGGATCAAGAACTAAG GCAATTACGAGGCCAGGATCTTCAGGGATTGACCATATACGAACTTGAAAATTTGGAGGCGTTACTCCAGGGAGGCCTAAATCGCGTGCTTAGAACCAAA GATGAAAAATTGGGTAGTGAGATATCCAGTCTTCAAGAGAAG gtggtgatgatgatttcaaacGGAAAGCAGCCGGAAGCAATGCCTTTAGATTTGGATAACTTGATAAACATCCATGAAGAACACGGTCAATCATCCGAATCTGTAACTACTAATAACGTGTACAGTTGCAATAGCGGTCCTCCCACTGAGGATGATTGCTCAGACACTTCGCTAAAACTAGG GAAATTGAAAGAAACAAATGTGTAG
- the LOC139893110 gene encoding MADS-box protein JOINTLESS-like isoform X2, producing MAREKIKIKKIDNITARQVTFSKRRRGLLKKAQELAVLCDADVALIIFSATGKLFEFASSSMQEMLEKYKNHSKYNLLDQAIKQHSLDFQLVERDEVRLCEEEINNKDQELRQLRGQDLQGLTIYELENLEALLQGGLNRVLRTKDEKLGSEISSLQEKGARLMEENKLLKQKARLIINLIIFFSRCLYT from the exons ATGGCGAGAGAGaagataaagataaagaaaatCGATAATATAACAGCAAGACAAGTGACATTCTCAAAAAGAAGAAGAGGGCTTCTCAAGAAAGCGCAAGAACTCGCTGTTCTTTGCGATGCCGATGTAGCTCTCATCATCTTCTCCGCTACCGGAAAACTCTTCGAGTTTGCAAGTTCTAG CATGCAGGAAATGCTAGAAAAGTATAAGAACCATTCCAAATATAATCTGCTGGATCAGGCAATTAAACAACATTCTCTCGATTTTCAG CTGGTCGAAAGAGATGAAGTAAGATTATGCGAAGAAGAGATCAACAATAAGGATCAAGAACTAAG GCAATTACGAGGCCAGGATCTTCAGGGATTGACCATATACGAACTTGAAAATTTGGAGGCGTTACTCCAGGGAGGCCTAAATCGCGTGCTTAGAACCAAA GATGAAAAATTGGGTAGTGAGATATCCAGTCTTCAAGAGAAG GGTGCTAGGTTGATGGAAGAGAACAAACTACTTAAGCAAAAAGCAAGACTAATAATTAACTTAATTATTTTTTTTAGTAGATGTTTATATACTTAA